A genomic stretch from Telopea speciosissima isolate NSW1024214 ecotype Mountain lineage chromosome 7, Tspe_v1, whole genome shotgun sequence includes:
- the LOC122667808 gene encoding histone H4, with protein sequence MSGRGKGGKGLGKGGAKRHRKVLRDNIQGITKPAIRRLARRGGVKRISGLIYEETRGVLKIFLENVIRDAVTYTEHARRKTVTAMDVVYALKRQGRTLYGFGG encoded by the coding sequence ATGTCAGGGAGAGGCAAGGGAGGGAAGGGATTAGGAAAGGGAGGAGCGAAGAGGCATCGTAAGGTGCTGAGAGATAACATTCAGGGTATCACTAAGCCTGCAATTCGTCGTCTCGCGAGGCGTGGAGGTGTCAAGCGTATCAGTGGTTTGATCTATGAAGAGACCCGAGGAGTCCTCAAGATCTTCCTCGAGAACGTTATTCGTGATGCTGTTACTTACACCGAGCATGCTCGCAGGAAGACCGTGACTGCCATGGATGTGGTTTATGCACTAAAGAGGCAGGGCAGAACACTCTACGGGTTTGGTGGTTAA
- the LOC122667809 gene encoding histone H4, with protein MSGRGKGGKGLGKGGAKRHRKVLRDNIQGITKPAIRRLARRGGVKRISGLIYEETRGVLKIFLENVIRDAVTYTEHARRKTVTAMDVVYALKRQGRTLYGFGG; from the coding sequence ATGTCAGGGAGAGGCAAAGGAGGGAAGGGATTGGGAAAGGGGGGAGCGAAGAGGCATCGTAAGGTGCTAAGAGATAACATTCAGGGTATCACTAAGCCTGCGATTCGTCGTCTGGCGAGGCGTGGAGGTGTCAAGCGTATCAGTGGTTTGATCTATGAAGAGACCCGCGGAGTCCTCAAGATCTTCCTCGAGAACGTTATCCGTGATGCTGTTACTTACACTGAGCACGCTCGCAGAAAGACCGTGACCGCCATGGATGTGGTTTATGCTCTCAAGAGGCAAGGCAGGACACTCTATGGGTTTGGTGGTTAG
- the LOC122667807 gene encoding histone H4 produces MSGRGKGGKGLGKGGAKRHRKVLRDNIQGITKPAIRRLARRGGVKRISGLIYEETRGVLKIFLENVIRDAVTYTEHARRKTVTAMDVVYALKRQGRTLYGFGG; encoded by the coding sequence ATGTCAGGGAGAGGCAAAGGAGGGAAGGGATTGGGAAAGGGAGGAGCGAAGAGGCATCGTAAGGTGTTGAGAGATAATATTCAAGGCATCACAAAGCCTGCAATTCGTCGTCTCGCGAGGCGTGGTGGTGTCAAGCGTATCAGTGGATTGATCTACGAAGAGACTCGAGGAGTTCTTAAGATCTTCCTTGAGAATGTTATTCGTGATGCGGTTACTTACACAGAGCACGCTCGCAGGAAGACTGTGACCGCCATGGATGTGGTTTATGCTCTTAAGAGGCAAGGCAGGACCCTTTATGGGTTtggaggttag